From a single Theropithecus gelada isolate Dixy chromosome 8, Tgel_1.0, whole genome shotgun sequence genomic region:
- the XKR5 gene encoding XK-related protein 5, with amino-acid sequence MHAGLLGLSALLQAAEQSARLYTVAYYFTTGRLLWGWLALAVLLPGFLVQGLSYLWFRADGHQGHCSLVMLHLLQLGVWKRHWDAVLTALQKEQEAPHRGWLQLQEADLSALRLLEALLQTGPHLLLQTYVFLASGFTDIVPGVSSLFSWSSLSWALVSYTRFMGFMKPGHLAVPWAALFCQQLWRMGMLGTRVLSLVLFYKAYHVWVLVVAGAHWLVMTFWLVAQQSDIIDSTCHWRLFNLLVGAVYILCYLSFWDSPSRNRMVTFYMVMLLENIILLLLATDFLQGASWTSLQTIAGVLSGFLIGSVSLVIYYSLLHPKSTDIWQGCLRKSCGIAGGDKTERGASPRAVTLAGKTTESSGSCQGASYELTILGKPPTPEQVPPEAGLGTQVAVEDSLLSHHHWLWVKLALKTGNVSKINAAFGDASPVYCPPAWGLSQQDDLQRTALSAQQELPSSSRDPSTLENSSAFEGVPKAEADPLETSSYVSFASNQQDEAPSQNPAATQRVGTPKEGADAVSGTQGKGTGGEPRGGEGQQSSTLYFSATAEVATSSQEGSPATLQTAHSGRSLGKSCPAQPASPQPVVKPFPVTMADISPILGTGPCSGFCPSAGFPERTLSISELEEPQEPTRDQSHHAAVGVWMSLPQLRTAHEPCLTSTPKSESIQRDCSCREQMKQEPSFFI; translated from the exons ATGCACGCGGGGCTCCTGGGGCTGTCCGCCCTGCTGCAGGCGGCCGAGCAGAGCGCGC GCCTCTACACCGTGGCTTACTACTTCACCACAGGGCGGCTTCTGTGGGGGTGGCTGGCCCTGGCTGTCCTCCTGCCCGGGTTCTTGGTCCAGGGCCTGAGCTACCTGTGGTTCCGAGCAGACGGGCATCAAGGGCATTGCTCCTTGGTAATGCTGCACCTCCTACAGCTTGGTGTTTGGAAGCG GCACTGGGACGCTGTGCTGACCGCTCTGCAGAAGGAACAGGAGGCTCCCCATCGAGGCTGGCTGCAGCTGCAGGAGGCCGACCTGTCGGCCCTTCGACTGTTGGAGGCCCTGCTGCAGACTGGACCCCACCTGCTGCTTCAGACATATGTTTTTCTAGCCTCAGGCTTCACAGATATTGTGCCAG GGGTGAGCAGCCTGTTCTCCTGGTCCTCACTCTCCTGGGCACTGGTGTCCTACACTCGCTTCATGGGCTTCATGAAGCCAGGCCACCTGGCCGTGCCATGGGCTGCCCTCTTCTGCCAGCAGCTCTGGAGGATGGGCATGTTGGGAACCCGCGTGCTGAGTCTGGTTCTGTTCTACAAAGCCTACCACGTTTGGGTTTTGGTGGTTGCAG GTGCCCACTGGCTGGTGATGACATTCTGGCTCGTCGCCCAGCAGAGTGACATCATCGACAGCACCTGCCACTGGAGGCTGTTCAACCTGCTCGTGGGGGCCGTGTACATCCTCTGCTACCTCAGCTTCTGGGACAGCCCTTCCAGAAATAGGATGGTCACATTCTACATG GTCATGCTGTTGGAGAACATCATCCTGTTGCTTTTGGCCACCGACTTTCTCCAGGGGGCATCATGGACCAGCCTGCAGACCATAGCTGGGGTCCTGTCTGGATTTCTGATTG gcAGTGTCTCGCTGGTAATTTATTACAGCCTGTTGCATCCAAAATCCACAGATATCTGGCAGGGCTGCCTGAGGAAGTCCTGTGGCATTGCAGGAGGTGATAAAACAGAGAGAGGCGCTTCTCCCCGGGCTGTAACTCTAGCTGGGAAGACAACCGAGAGCTCAGGCTCATGCCAAGGGGCAAGTTATGAGCTAACCATTTTGGGGAAGCCCCCTACCCCTGAGCAGGTCCCcccagaggctgggctggggacCCAGGTTGCTGTGGAGGACTCCTTACTCAGTCATCACCACTGGCTGTGGGTGAAACTTGCCCTAAAAACAGGAAATGTGTCTAAGATCAATGCCGCCTTTGGAGATGCCAGTCCTGTCTACTGTCCACCTGCGTGGGGGTTGAGTCAACAGGACGACCTGCAGAGGACGGCCCTGTCCGCCCAGCAAGAGCTCCCATCCTCATCCCGTGACCCGTCAACCTTAGAGAACAGCTCTGCATTTGAAGGTGTCCCTAAAGCAGAGGCTGACCCATTGGAAACCTCAAGTTATGTATCTTTTGCCAGCAATCAGCAGGATGAGGCACCTAGCCAGAACCCAGCAGCCACGCAGAGGGTGGGCACCCCAAAGGAAGGAGCCGACGCTGTTTCTGGGACACAGGGGAAGGGGACGGGTGGGGAGCCAAGAGGAGGGGAAGGACAGCAGAGTTCCACATTGTACTTCAGCGCCACTGCAGAAGTGGCCACATCCTCACAAGAAGGCAGCCCAGCTACTCTGCAAACAGCCCACTCTGGAAGGAGTCTGGGAAAGAGCTGCCCTGCCCAGCCTGCGTCGCCCCAGCCAGTGGTCAAGCCCTTCCCCGTCACCATGGCTGACATTAGCCCCATCCTAGGCACAGGCCCCTGCAGCGGCTTCTGCCCCAGTGCAGGCTTCCCTGAAAGAACCCTCAGTATCTCAGAGCTGGAGGAGCCGCAGGAGCCCACAAGGGACCAAAGTCACCATGCAGCTGTTGGTGTGTGGATGTCGTTGCCACAGCTGAGGACTGCCCATGAGCCCTGCCTCACGTCCACCCCTAAGTCTGAGTCTATCCAAAGGGACTGCAGCTGCAGGGAACAGATGAAGCAAGAGCCGAGTTTTTTCATCTGA